A window of Aeromicrobium sp. A1-2 contains these coding sequences:
- the steA gene encoding putative cytokinetic ring protein SteA, with translation MAIRRRKTPMSPDVSGVVGTVRLARSERKIAALREGDIAIVDLPELDAREAQQLIDQRVRAVINASRSSSGRVPNVGPQMLSRAGILLVDVATEQVWGKLKNGEQVRIEDGRVLRNEIVVVTGTELDEARATSDLAQAESGLATKLDSLAANASDHIQREQSMLLAGANVPRLRTKLRGRAVVVVSRAYDDAADLRGLRRYINDNDPILIGAGPGADVLLKAGYVPAVVVGRLDSLSDAAIRAAGEVVVSTASGAVDRPERLERHGKEIVKFVSTGSDDDLAILLADTNEAAVIVHVGSPPTLSTFLERPPAEVARMFVARLRAGAKIVDAKSVHHFTSQRYSLWPALLLLAAGLVAVAIAVAVTPVGGGWYDSLGGQLADLGTWIKGFFS, from the coding sequence ATGGCCATCAGAAGACGCAAGACTCCCATGTCACCGGACGTGAGCGGGGTCGTCGGCACCGTACGACTCGCCCGCAGCGAGCGGAAGATCGCTGCGCTGCGCGAAGGCGACATCGCGATCGTCGACCTTCCCGAGCTCGATGCCCGCGAGGCGCAGCAGCTGATCGACCAACGCGTGCGAGCCGTGATCAACGCATCGCGGTCCAGCAGCGGACGGGTTCCCAACGTCGGACCGCAGATGCTGTCGCGGGCCGGCATCCTGCTGGTCGATGTCGCGACCGAACAGGTGTGGGGCAAGCTCAAGAACGGTGAGCAGGTACGGATCGAGGACGGTCGCGTGCTGCGGAACGAGATCGTCGTGGTCACCGGCACGGAGCTCGATGAGGCCCGCGCGACCTCCGACCTGGCTCAGGCCGAATCCGGGCTCGCCACCAAGCTCGACTCGCTGGCCGCCAACGCCAGCGACCACATCCAGCGTGAGCAGTCGATGCTGCTGGCGGGGGCCAACGTTCCGCGGCTGCGCACCAAGCTGCGCGGCCGCGCCGTCGTGGTCGTCTCGCGTGCCTATGACGACGCCGCAGACCTGCGCGGGCTGCGTCGCTACATCAACGACAACGACCCTATCCTGATCGGTGCCGGACCTGGCGCCGACGTGCTGCTGAAGGCGGGCTACGTGCCCGCCGTCGTGGTCGGTCGTCTCGACTCCCTGTCCGACGCTGCGATCCGGGCCGCGGGCGAGGTCGTCGTGTCGACCGCATCGGGTGCGGTCGATCGACCCGAGCGGCTCGAGCGGCACGGCAAGGAAATCGTCAAGTTCGTGTCGACCGGCTCGGACGACGACCTGGCGATCCTGCTGGCCGACACCAATGAGGCAGCGGTCATCGTGCACGTCGGCTCACCGCCGACATTGTCGACGTTCCTCGAGCGCCCACCGGCCGAGGTCGCCCGGATGTTCGTGGCCCGCTTGCGTGCAGGCGCCAAGATCGTCGACGCCAAGTCCGTGCACCACTTCACCTCACAGCGCTACTCCCTGTGGCCGGCCCTGCTGCTTCTCGCCGCAGGACTCGTCGCGGTGGCCATAGCCGTCGCCGTGACCCCGGTCGGCGGCGGCTGGTACGACTCACTCGGTGGCCAGCTCGCCGATCTCGGCACCTGGATCAAAGGATTCTTTTCGTGA
- the recN gene encoding DNA repair protein RecN has protein sequence MWQHLRLSSLGVIDSAELELSDGFTVITGETGAGKTMVVTALGLLRGDRADLGLVRRGADQARVEASIGVPSGARAAAAVEEAGGRIDDDVVILGRVLSAQGRSRALAGGATVPAALLAEVTDELVAVHGQSDQHRLLRAAEQRAALDRFAGPDFAVAVEAYAPVYARWRAVERTLEELRTHAQERARELDVLQFGLDEIQAVDPQAGEDEQLKIEEGRLAHSEALARAADRAHRVLVGEADPDVARTQVAAASTALREASGHDPALDELGERVLELGILLDDVGVELGAYSAGVELDPERLATLQERRAALAGLQRKYGPTLDDVLAWAEKGAARLGELGSDDQSISALEAEQAELGPEVQRLAGEMSAIRTASAGRLSDLVDEEIAQLSMPSARLEVQVTSTPDAVPGPHGLDEVELLFAANSGTGLRPLHKGASGGELSRLMLALEVVLADRTTVPTLVFDEVDAGIGGKAAVEVGRRLARLAEHAQVIAVTHLPQVAAFADHHFVVSKDDDGTVTSSSVIRLDEHSRVDELARMLAGQEDSATAQAHARELLELARS, from the coding sequence ATGTGGCAGCACCTGCGGCTGTCGTCCCTTGGCGTCATCGACTCCGCGGAGCTCGAGCTCTCCGACGGCTTCACGGTCATCACGGGCGAGACCGGTGCCGGCAAGACCATGGTCGTGACGGCGCTCGGACTGTTGCGAGGTGACCGGGCTGATCTTGGCCTGGTACGGCGCGGCGCCGACCAGGCACGCGTCGAGGCCAGCATCGGGGTTCCGTCCGGGGCCCGCGCCGCGGCCGCGGTCGAGGAGGCAGGGGGACGGATCGACGACGATGTCGTAATCCTCGGTCGGGTGTTGTCCGCGCAGGGCCGCTCTCGAGCCCTCGCCGGTGGTGCGACGGTCCCGGCAGCGCTGCTCGCCGAGGTCACCGATGAGCTCGTCGCAGTGCACGGTCAGTCTGACCAGCATCGTCTGCTGCGTGCGGCCGAGCAGCGCGCAGCATTGGACCGGTTCGCCGGCCCCGACTTCGCGGTGGCGGTTGAGGCCTATGCGCCGGTCTACGCCAGGTGGCGTGCGGTCGAGCGCACGCTGGAGGAACTGCGGACCCATGCGCAGGAGCGGGCGCGCGAGCTCGATGTCCTCCAGTTCGGTCTCGACGAGATCCAGGCCGTCGATCCGCAGGCCGGCGAGGATGAGCAGCTCAAGATCGAGGAAGGCAGACTGGCGCACTCCGAGGCCTTGGCCCGCGCCGCCGACCGGGCGCACCGCGTCCTGGTCGGCGAGGCTGACCCGGATGTCGCTCGCACCCAGGTCGCCGCCGCGTCGACCGCGTTGCGCGAGGCCTCCGGGCACGATCCGGCGCTCGACGAGCTCGGTGAGCGAGTGCTCGAGCTCGGCATCCTGCTGGACGACGTCGGGGTCGAGCTCGGCGCCTACTCCGCCGGCGTCGAGCTCGACCCCGAACGGCTGGCGACCCTCCAGGAGCGCCGTGCGGCGCTGGCCGGACTTCAGCGCAAGTACGGACCGACCCTTGACGACGTCCTGGCCTGGGCCGAGAAGGGTGCTGCCCGACTCGGCGAGCTGGGCAGCGACGATCAGTCCATCTCCGCACTCGAAGCCGAGCAGGCCGAGCTCGGGCCCGAGGTCCAGCGTCTCGCCGGTGAGATGTCGGCGATCCGCACCGCATCGGCCGGGCGCCTGTCGGACCTGGTCGACGAGGAGATCGCGCAGCTTTCGATGCCCTCGGCACGACTTGAGGTGCAGGTCACGAGCACTCCGGACGCAGTCCCCGGTCCCCACGGCCTCGACGAGGTCGAGCTCCTGTTCGCGGCCAACAGCGGCACGGGGCTGCGACCTCTGCACAAGGGGGCCAGCGGTGGCGAGCTCTCCCGGCTGATGCTAGCGCTGGAGGTTGTCCTCGCGGATCGCACGACGGTGCCGACCTTGGTCTTCGACGAGGTCGACGCCGGGATCGGCGGCAAAGCGGCGGTCGAGGTAGGTCGTCGGCTCGCCCGACTGGCCGAGCACGCCCAGGTCATCGCGGTGACACACCTGCCGCAGGTAGCGGCATTCGCCGATCACCACTTCGTGGTGTCCAAGGACGACGACGGCACCGTCACGAGCAGCTCGGTCATCCGGCTCGACGAGCACAGCCGGGTCGATGAGCTCGCCCGGATGCTCGCCGGCCAGGAGGACTCCGCGACGGCCCAGGCGCACGCCCGCGAGCTGTTGGAGCTGGCCCGATCCTGA
- a CDS encoding NAD kinase, with protein MSRRVLLIVHIAREEAAKVATAFAADLRAEGVDVSVLDAEAEALLLAGLENPGIVASAPGAAAGCELAVVFGGDGTILRAAEMCRGTDTPVLGVNLGHVGFLAEADVEDLQDVVRGVVDGSYTVEERLTVDVSVTVRGEVVATNWALNEASVEKAARERMLEIVVEIDERPVSRWGCDGVVCATPTGSTAYNFSAGGPIVWPGVSALLMVPISAHALFARPLVVSPDSTLAIEIVGEYSTGVLWCDGRRAAELPVGARVEVVRGRTPVRLARLRPASFTDRLVRKFDLPVNGWRGAAERQREERA; from the coding sequence GTGAGCCGACGCGTCCTGCTGATCGTCCACATCGCCCGCGAGGAGGCCGCCAAGGTCGCCACGGCGTTCGCCGCCGACCTGCGCGCCGAGGGGGTCGATGTGTCCGTGCTCGACGCCGAGGCCGAGGCGCTCCTGCTGGCCGGACTCGAGAATCCGGGCATCGTCGCCTCTGCCCCGGGCGCCGCAGCGGGCTGCGAGCTCGCAGTGGTGTTCGGCGGGGACGGCACGATCCTGCGCGCGGCCGAGATGTGCCGCGGCACCGACACCCCCGTCCTGGGTGTCAACCTCGGCCACGTGGGATTCCTGGCCGAGGCCGACGTCGAGGACCTGCAGGACGTCGTGCGCGGTGTCGTCGACGGCAGCTACACCGTCGAGGAGCGCCTGACCGTTGACGTCTCGGTCACGGTGCGGGGCGAGGTCGTCGCGACCAACTGGGCGCTCAACGAGGCCTCGGTGGAGAAGGCCGCGCGTGAACGGATGCTTGAGATCGTCGTCGAGATCGACGAGCGGCCGGTGTCCCGCTGGGGCTGTGACGGCGTGGTGTGCGCCACGCCCACAGGCTCGACGGCCTACAACTTCAGCGCGGGAGGACCCATCGTGTGGCCCGGGGTCTCCGCGCTGCTGATGGTTCCGATCAGTGCCCACGCCCTGTTCGCCCGACCACTGGTTGTGTCGCCGGACTCGACCCTGGCCATCGAGATCGTGGGGGAGTACTCGACCGGCGTGCTGTGGTGCGACGGGCGACGGGCTGCCGAGCTCCCGGTGGGGGCCCGGGTCGAGGTCGTCAGGGGTCGTACGCCGGTTCGTCTGGCCCGTCTGCGCCCCGCCTCGTTCACCGACCGGCTGGTGCGCAAGTTCGACCTGCCGGTCAACGGGTGGCGTGGCGCGGCCGAGCGTCAGCGAGAGGAGCGCGCCTGA
- a CDS encoding TlyA family RNA methyltransferase gives MSRRLRLDAELVRRGIARSREHAASLIQEGQVKVAGSVATKAATGVTTDQAIVVRANDQPTYASRGAHKLLGALGVFEPLGLRVDGRRCLDAGASTGGFTDVLLRKGARQVVAVDVGYGQLVWALQSDERVVVLDRTNVRNLEPDDIGGPVELIVSDLSFISLTVVMPALTRVCEPSSPQGGGDIVLMIKPQFEVGRSNLGKNGVVRDPLLHADAVHRVCRSAHELGWGTRALAPSPLPGPAGNVEYFCWLRSDADPPSEDAAHAVVAAGPLTPQAQEPRP, from the coding sequence ATGAGCCGCAGGCTGAGACTCGACGCCGAGCTTGTGCGCCGTGGGATCGCCCGATCGCGTGAGCATGCCGCGTCGCTGATCCAGGAGGGTCAGGTCAAGGTCGCAGGCTCGGTCGCGACCAAGGCTGCGACCGGCGTGACGACCGATCAGGCCATCGTCGTGCGGGCGAACGACCAGCCGACCTACGCCTCGCGTGGGGCGCACAAGCTGCTGGGCGCGTTGGGGGTGTTCGAGCCGCTGGGTCTCCGCGTCGACGGCCGGCGTTGTCTCGACGCCGGGGCGTCCACTGGCGGCTTCACCGACGTGCTGCTGCGCAAGGGCGCGCGTCAGGTCGTTGCGGTGGATGTCGGCTACGGGCAGCTCGTGTGGGCGCTGCAGTCCGACGAGCGGGTCGTCGTCCTGGACCGCACCAACGTCCGCAATCTCGAGCCGGACGATATCGGTGGGCCGGTCGAGCTGATCGTCTCGGATCTGTCGTTCATCTCCCTTACCGTGGTGATGCCTGCGCTGACGCGGGTGTGCGAACCGAGCAGTCCACAAGGCGGAGGTGACATCGTGCTGATGATCAAGCCGCAGTTCGAGGTCGGCCGCAGCAACCTTGGCAAGAACGGTGTGGTCCGCGACCCGCTGCTCCACGCCGACGCCGTGCACCGGGTCTGCCGCTCGGCCCACGAGCTCGGTTGGGGCACCAGGGCGTTGGCCCCCAGTCCGCTGCCCGGGCCGGCAGGCAACGTCGAGTACTTCTGTTGGCTGCGCAGCGACGCTGATCCACCCAGCGAGGACGCTGCCCATGCGGTCGTCGCCGCTGGACCTCTGACACCTCAAGCCCAGGAGCCCCGACCGTGA
- a CDS encoding HAD-IIA family hydrolase has protein sequence MTSGLGSTSAPLSSAYDLAMLDLDGVVYVGPDAVAGAAESLRSARGNGMRLAYITNNASRTPREVAEHLRALSMPDVEDHDVVTSAQAVAHLVADAVPAGSVVLLVGGDGLRVPLEERGLRCVTTIDDDPVAVVQGFHPDVGWRQLAEASFAIQAGLPWFVSNTDMTIPTPRGIAPGNGSLVQTIRNATGAEPIVAGKPEQALFDETVERVGGGRPLMVGDRLDTDIDGAINAGVDSLAVLTGVSSLQDIVDAAPGHRPTFVSADLAGLNVVHADVTVDRDRARCGDARATEREGTIAVSGADGRSTNALRAVVALSWSLRDRSDLRVTVDGTLAP, from the coding sequence ATGACATCGGGACTGGGCTCGACCTCCGCACCGTTGAGCTCGGCCTACGATCTGGCGATGCTTGACCTTGACGGCGTGGTCTATGTGGGCCCTGACGCCGTGGCAGGCGCGGCCGAGTCCTTGAGATCCGCGCGCGGCAACGGGATGCGTCTGGCGTACATCACGAACAATGCATCACGGACACCCCGCGAAGTTGCCGAGCACCTCCGGGCGCTGTCGATGCCCGACGTCGAGGACCACGACGTGGTGACGTCGGCGCAGGCCGTTGCCCACCTTGTCGCGGACGCCGTCCCGGCCGGTTCGGTGGTCCTGCTGGTGGGTGGTGACGGGCTCCGCGTCCCGCTGGAGGAGCGCGGGTTGCGGTGCGTGACGACGATCGACGATGATCCCGTCGCGGTAGTGCAGGGATTCCACCCCGACGTCGGATGGCGCCAGCTGGCCGAGGCGTCGTTCGCGATCCAGGCCGGACTGCCGTGGTTCGTCAGCAACACCGACATGACGATTCCGACCCCGCGAGGGATCGCGCCGGGCAACGGCTCGCTCGTGCAGACGATCCGCAACGCGACAGGAGCGGAGCCGATTGTGGCGGGCAAGCCCGAGCAGGCGCTCTTCGACGAGACAGTCGAACGCGTCGGCGGGGGACGCCCCCTCATGGTCGGCGATCGACTCGACACCGATATCGACGGTGCGATCAACGCCGGTGTGGACAGCCTTGCGGTGCTGACCGGAGTCAGCTCGCTGCAGGACATCGTCGACGCTGCACCGGGACATCGACCGACCTTCGTGTCGGCGGATCTCGCGGGGCTCAACGTGGTCCATGCCGACGTCACCGTCGACCGAGACCGGGCGCGATGCGGTGACGCTCGCGCGACGGAGCGCGAGGGCACCATCGCGGTCAGCGGCGCGGATGGGCGCAGCACCAATGCACTGCGCGCGGTTGTCGCACTCAGCTGGTCGTTGCGGGATCGCTCTGACCTGCGGGTGACCGTGGATGGGACACTGGCACCATGA
- a CDS encoding single-stranded DNA-binding protein, translating into MTDHNLVHLTGRVSAPPEARVLPSGDEVVTFRLVVRRSAAARRRSKQVVDTFECTAWRFALRRSAARLSAGTHVAVTGELRRRFTRGSSGVMSFVTVELDSCRTVPDPAVASGA; encoded by the coding sequence ATGACCGACCACAACCTCGTCCACCTGACCGGCCGGGTCTCTGCGCCTCCGGAGGCGCGAGTCCTGCCCAGCGGTGACGAAGTCGTGACCTTCCGCCTGGTCGTCCGGCGCAGCGCGGCCGCACGCCGACGTTCCAAGCAGGTCGTGGACACCTTCGAGTGCACGGCGTGGAGGTTCGCACTGCGGCGATCGGCGGCCCGGTTGAGTGCGGGGACGCATGTCGCGGTGACCGGAGAGCTACGCCGGCGATTCACCCGCGGCAGTTCGGGTGTCATGAGCTTCGTGACGGTCGAGCTCGACTCGTGCCGGACGGTTCCGGACCCGGCGGTAGCCTCGGGTGCATGA
- a CDS encoding tetratricopeptide repeat protein, translating into MAESRNPRRDGGKPAGRGAGGSGRGGKPTGQGGRDQRGSGDPVRRDGKPTDRRDGKPTGQGGRDQRGSGAPVRRDGKPSNPRRDGKPYEARRDRRQEEGDRTAAQRIYDGPPIPDDVSAKDLDKHARQALQALPEKLADKVARHLVMAGLLMVEDPETAHLHALAAKARATRTGLVREACGETAYAAGKFAEALSEFRAARRMTGGYLYAPMMADCERALKRPDKAIAYDTTEIRGHLDDSGQIELSIVVAGARRDQGQYDAAIRLLETEPLHTKGRSDWVPRLRYAYADALLDAGRRDEAIEWFHRAVAVDGNKLTDAEERVAALEKRPQA; encoded by the coding sequence ATGGCAGAGTCGAGAAACCCCCGCCGTGATGGCGGAAAGCCCGCCGGCCGAGGTGCCGGTGGAAGTGGCCGTGGCGGCAAGCCCACGGGCCAGGGCGGACGCGATCAGCGCGGCAGCGGAGACCCAGTGCGTCGTGATGGCAAGCCCACGGATCGTCGTGATGGCAAGCCCACGGGCCAGGGCGGACGCGATCAGCGCGGCAGTGGTGCCCCGGTGCGTCGAGACGGCAAGCCGTCGAACCCGCGTCGCGACGGCAAGCCCTATGAGGCACGCCGCGACCGACGCCAGGAGGAAGGCGACCGTACGGCCGCCCAGCGCATCTACGACGGCCCTCCGATCCCGGACGACGTCAGCGCCAAGGACCTGGACAAGCATGCCCGTCAGGCGCTCCAGGCGCTCCCGGAAAAGCTCGCCGACAAGGTCGCCCGTCACCTGGTGATGGCCGGTCTGTTGATGGTCGAGGATCCTGAGACCGCGCACCTGCACGCCCTGGCGGCCAAGGCTCGCGCCACCCGGACTGGTCTGGTCCGCGAGGCGTGTGGCGAGACGGCGTATGCCGCGGGCAAGTTCGCCGAAGCTCTCTCGGAGTTCCGGGCAGCTCGCCGGATGACCGGTGGATACCTGTACGCCCCGATGATGGCCGATTGCGAACGCGCGCTGAAGCGGCCGGACAAGGCCATTGCGTACGACACCACCGAGATCCGCGGCCACCTCGATGACTCCGGTCAGATCGAGCTGTCGATCGTGGTCGCCGGCGCTCGTCGTGACCAGGGACAGTACGACGCCGCGATTCGTCTGCTCGAGACCGAGCCGTTGCACACCAAGGGCCGCTCGGACTGGGTCCCACGTCTGCGCTACGCATATGCCGATGCCCTGCTTGACGCGGGCCGTCGGGACGAGGCGATCGAGTGGTTCCACCGTGCTGTCGCGGTCGACGGGAACAAGCTGACCGACGCCGAGGAGCGGGTCGCTGCTCTCGAGAAGCGTCCACAGGCCTGA